A DNA window from Drosophila sechellia strain sech25 chromosome X, ASM438219v1, whole genome shotgun sequence contains the following coding sequences:
- the LOC6620193 gene encoding thioredoxin reductase 1, mitochondrial isoform X2: MAPVQGSYDYDLIVIGGGSAGLACAKEAVLNGARVACLDYVKPTPTLGTKWGVGGTCVNVGCIPKKLMHQASLLGEAVHEAAAYGWNVDDKIKPDWHKLVQSVQNHIKSVNWVTRVDLRDKKVEYINGLGSFVDSHTLLAKLKSGERTITAQTFVIAVGGRPRYPDIPGAVEYGITSDDLFSLDREPGKTLVVGAGYIGLECAGFLKGLGYEPTVMVRSIVLRGFDQQMADLVAASMEERGIPFLRKSVPLSVEKQDDGKLLVKYKNVETGEEAEDVYDTVLWAIGRKGLVDDLNLPNAGVTVQKDKIPVDSQEATNVANIYAVGDIIYGKPELTPVAVLAGRLLARRLYGGSNQRMDYKDVATTVFTPLEYACVGLSEEDAVKQFGADEIEVFHGYYKPTEFFIPQKSVRYCYLKAVAERHGDQRVYGLHYIGPVAGEVIQGFAAALKSGLTINTLINTVGIHPTTAEEFTRLAITKRSGLDPTPASCCS, encoded by the exons GCCTGCGCCAAGGAGGCAGTCCTCAATGGAGCCCGTGTGGCCTGTCTGGATTACGTTAAGCCCACGCCCACTCTGGGCACCAAGTGGGGCGTTGGCGGCACCTGCGTGAACGTGGGCTGCATTCCCAAGAAGCTGATGCACCAGGCCTCGCTTCTGGGCGAGGCTGTCCATGAGGCGGCCGCCTACGGCTGGAACGTGGACGACAAGATCAAGCCAGACTGGCACAAGCTGGTGCAGTCCGTACAGAACCACATCAAGTCCGTCAACTGGGTGACCCGTGTGGATCTGCGCGACAA GAAAGTGGAGTACATCAATGGACTGGGCTCCTTCGTGGACTCGCACACCCTGCTGGCCAAGCTGAAGAGCGGCGAGCGCACAATCACCGCCCAGACCTTCGTCATTGCCGTTGGCGGCCGACCACGCTATCCGGATATTCCCGGTGCTGTCGAGTATGGCATCACCAGCGATGATCTGTTCAGTTTGGACCGCGAGCCCGGCAAGACCCTGGTGGTGGGAGCTGGCT ACATTGGCTTGGAGTGCGCTGGATTCTTGAAGGGTCTCGGTTACGAGCCAACTGTGATGGTGCGTTCTATTGTGCTGCGTGGCTTTGACCAGCAGATGGCCGACCTGGTGGCAGCCTCGATGGAGGAGCGTGGCATTCCCTTCCTGCGCAAGTCGGTGCCGCTGTCCGTGGAAAAGCAGGATGATGGCAAGCTGCTCGTGAAGTACAAGAATGTGGAGACCGGCGAGGAGGCCGAGGACGTCTACGACACCGTTCTGTGGGCCATCGGCCGCAAGGGTCTGGTGGACGATCTGAACCTGCCCAATGCCGGCGTGACTGTGCAGAAGGACAAGATTCCGGTGGACTCCCAGGAGGCTACCAATGTGGCGAACATCTACGCTGTCGGCGATATCATCTACGGCAAGCCAGAGCTGACACCAGTCGCCGTTCTCGCTGGTCGTCTGCTGGCCCGTCGCCTGTACGGTGGATCTAACCAGCGCATGGACTACAAGGATGTGGCCACCACCGTTTTCACGCCCCTAGAGTACGCCTGCGTCGGCCTGAGCGAGGAGGATGCCGTCAAGCAGTTCGGAGCCGATGAGATCGAGGTGTTCCACGGCTACTACAAGCCCACGGAGTTCTTCATTCCCCAGAAGAGCGTGCGCTACTGCTACTTGAAGGCTGTTGCCGAGCGCCATGGTGACCAGCGCGTCTACGGACTGCACTACATTGGCCCGGTAGCCGGTGAGGTTATCCAGGGATTCGCTGCCGCTTTGAAGTCTGGCCTGACCATTAACACGCTGATCAACACCGTGGGCATCCATCCCACGACCGCCGAAGAGTTCACCCGGCTGGCCATCACCAAGCGCTCCGGACTGGACCCCACGCCGGCCAGCTGCTGCAGCTAA
- the LOC6620195 gene encoding NADH-ubiquinone oxidoreductase 75 kDa subunit, mitochondrial, whose protein sequence is MIRAPLVKALGALGSPTHQMASRAVRTSAMVAQTPAKAPEKIEVFVDDIPVQVVPGTTVLQAAAQIGVEIPRFCYHERLAVAGNCRMCLVEVEKSPKPVAACAMPVMKGWRIKTNSDLTRKAREGVMEFLLMNHPLDCPICDQGGECDLQDQAMAFGSDRSRFTDINYTGKRAVEDKDIGPLVKTIMTRCIHCTRCVRFASEIAGVDDLGTTGRGNDMQIGTYVEKLFLTELSGNVIDLCPVGALTNKPYSFVARPWEIRKVSSIDVLDAVGSNIVVSTRTNEVLRILPRENEDVNEEWLADKSRFACDGLKRQRLVAPMVRMPNGELQAVEWEGALIAVAKAVKAAGGQIAGISGQLADLEAQVALKDLLNRLGSEVVATEQGFIAGGTDNRANYLLNSTIAGLEEADAVLLVGTNPRYEAPLVNTRLRKAYVHNELQIASIGPKIDLSYDHENLGADAALVKDVCSGAHAFSKVLEGAKKPAIIIGADLLERADGAAIHATVAEYCKKLKKPNWNPFNVLQTNAAQVGALDVGYKAGAQTAVKAQPKVLFLLNADAGKVTREQLPKDCFVVYIGSHGDNGASIADAVLPGAAYTEKQGIYVNTEGRPQQTLPGVSPPGMAREDWKILRALSEVVGKPLPYDNLDELRNRLEDVAPHLTRLGHLEPAGDAGAAGAISKSIGGGAIDIKLKELRDYFMTDAISRASPTMAKCISAVNKQQRENEAKQSVAI, encoded by the exons ATGATACGGGCACCGCTAGTCAAGGCGCTGGGCGCTCTGGGCTCGCCCACACATCAGATGGCCAGCCGGGCGGTGCGAACCAGCGCCATGGTGGCCCAGACACCGGCGAAGGCGCCCGAGAAGATCGAGGTCTTTGTGGATGACATTCCCGTGCAGGTGGTACCCGGCACCACTGTCCTCCAG GCTGCTGCCCAGATCGGCGTGGAGATACCCAGATTCTGCTACCACGAACGtcttgccgtggccggcaaCTGCAGGATGTGCCTCGTCGAGGTGGAGAAGAGTCCCAAGCCAGTGGCCGCCTGCGCTATGCCCGTGATGAAGGGCTGGCGCATCAAGACCAACTCGGATCTGACCCGCAAGGCGCGCGAGGGCGTCATGGAGTTCCTGCTGATGAACCATCCGCTGGATTGCCCCATCTGCGATCAGGGCGGCGAGTGCGATCTGCAGGATCAGGCCATGGCCTTCGGTTCCGATCGATCCCGCTTCACGGACATTAACTACACGGGCAAGCG CGCTGTCGAAGACAAGGACATCGGACCGCTAGTCAAGACCATCATGACGCGCTGCATCCACTGCACCCGCTGTGTGCGTTTCGCCTCCGAGATCGCCGGCGTTGATGACCTGGGCACCACTGGCCGTGGCAACGACATGCAGATCGGCACCTACGTGGAGAAGCTCTTCCTTACCGAACTGTCGGGCAATGTGATCGACCTGTGCCCCGTGGGAGCGCTGACCAACAAGCCCTACAGTTTTGTGGCCCGTCCCTGGGAGATCCGTAAGGTGAGCAGCATCGATGTGTTGGACGCCGTCGGCAGCAACATTGTGGTCAGCACCCGCACCAACGAGGTGCTGCGCATCCTGCCCCGTGAGAACGAGGACGTCAACGAGGAATGGCTTGCCGACAAATCGCGCTTCGCCTGCGACGGTCTGAAGCGCCAGCGCCTGGTGGCTCCCATGGTGCGCATGCCCAACGGCGAATTGCAGGCCGTGGAGTGGGAGGGCGCCCTCATCGCCGTGGCCAAGGCCGTCAAGGCAGCCGGTGGACAGATTGCCGGTATTTCCGGCCAACTTGCCGACCTGGAGGCTCAGGTGGCCCTGAAGGATCTGCTGAACCGTCTGGGCAGCGAAGTGGTCGCCACTGAACAAGGATTTATTGCCGGAGGCACCGACAACCGTGCTAATTACCTCTTGAACAGCACCATCGCCGGCTTGGAAGAGGCCGACGCCGTTCTCCTGGTGGGCACCAATCCCCGTTACGAGGCTCCTTTGGTCAACACCCGTTTGCGCAAGGCCTATGTCCACAACGAACTGCAGATTGCCTCGATTGGACCCAAGATCGATCTGTCCTACGACCACGAGAACCTCGGCGCCGATGCCGCTTTGGTTAAGGACGTGTGCTCCGGAGCTCATGCCTTCTCCAAGGTTCTGGAGGGTGCCAAGAAGCCGGCCATCATTATCGGAGCAGATCTGTTGGAGCGTGCCGATGGTGCCGCCATTCACGCCACCGTTGCCGAGTACTGCAAGAAGCTGAAGAAGCCG AACTGGAACCCCTTCAATGTGCTGCAGACCAACGCCGCCCAGGTGGGCGCCCTCGATGTGGGCTACAAGGCCGGCGCGCAGACCGCTGTGAAGGCTCAGCCCAAGGTGCTGTTCCTGTTGAACGCCGACGCTGGCAAGGTGACTCGCGAGCAGCTGCCCAAGGATTGCTTTGTGGTGTACATTGGATCGCATGGTGACAACGGCGCCTCCATCGCCGATGCCGTGCTGCCTGGTGCCGCCTACACAGAGAAGCAGGGCATCTACGTGAACACGGAGGGCAGGCCACAGCAGACGCTGCCTGGTGTTTCGCCACCGGGCATGGCTCGCGAGGACTGGAAGATCCTGCGCGCTCTGTCCGAGGTGGTGGGCAAGCCGCTGCCGTACGACAACCTGGACGAGCTGCGCAACCGTCTGGAGGATGTGGCGCCACATCTAACGCGCCTGGGCCACTTGGAGCCAGCCGGCGATGCCGGAGCAGCGGGCGCTATC aGCAAATCCATCGGCGGTGGAGCCATCGATATTAAGCTAAAGGAGCTGCGCGACTACTTCATGACCGACGCCATTTCGCGCGCCTCGCCCACCATGGCCAAGTGCATATCGGCGGTCAACAAACAGCAGCGGGAGAACGAGGCCAAGCAGAGTGTGGCTATCTAG